In a genomic window of Geomonas ferrireducens:
- the rpsJ gene encoding 30S ribosomal protein S10, which translates to MPSQKIRIRLKAYDHKLLDTSVGEIVDTAKRTGARVAGPIPLPTVINKYCVLRGPHVDKKSREQFEIRTHKRLIDILEPTQQTVDALMKLDLSAGVDVEIKL; encoded by the coding sequence ATGCCTAGTCAGAAAATTAGAATCCGCTTGAAAGCATACGACCACAAGCTGCTTGATACTTCCGTTGGCGAGATCGTCGACACCGCCAAGAGGACCGGCGCACGCGTTGCCGGCCCGATTCCGCTGCCGACCGTCATCAACAAGTATTGCGTGCTTCGTGGACCGCACGTCGACAAGAAGTCGCGCGAGCAGTTCGAAATCAGGACCCACAAGCGCCTGATCGATATCCTCGAGCCGACCCAGCAGACTGTCGACGCTCTGATGAAACTCGACCTCTCCGCCGGTGTGGACGTCGAGATCAAGCTTTAA
- a CDS encoding EF-Tu C-terminal domain-related protein has translation HTPFFNGYRPQFYFRTTDVTGVVDLEAGVEMVMPGDNVSVTVNLITPIAMDEGLRFAIREGGRTVGAGVVASIIE, from the coding sequence GTCACACCCCGTTCTTCAACGGCTACCGTCCGCAGTTCTACTTCAGGACCACCGACGTTACCGGCGTGGTTGACCTCGAAGCCGGCGTCGAGATGGTTATGCCGGGCGACAACGTCTCGGTTACCGTCAACCTGATCACCCCGATCGCAATGGACGAAGGTCTGCGCTTCGCAATCCGCGAAGGCGGCCGTACCGTCGGTGCAGGGGTCGTTGCCTCCATCATCGAATAA